In the genome of Streptomyces lydicus, the window GGGGATCGGGCTGGCGCTCAGGGGCGGCGGAGCCGGAGACGGCATCCGGCTGCTTGCGGCGTATGCCGGCGTCGGTGTGGCCCTCGGGTTCGCCCACAGCCCCAATCTTGCCGCCGCGTTGGGAACCGTAAGCACGGAGCACGCGGCGGATGCGAGCGGTCTCGTGGTGACCGTCAACCAGGTCGGACTGCTGCTGGGGACCTCCCTTTTCGGGGCGCTCTTCCTCCACCGGCAGGCGGAGGCGGAGGCGGGAACGGGAGCGGGCGCGGCGTCGCAGGCGCTCTGGGGAACCCTGCTCGCGCTGGCCGGGTCGGCCGCGGTGGGCGCTCTCGCGGGGATGACGAGAAGGCGGACCTGACCCGGCCCGTGGTCCGTGGCAGAATCGGACGGCGCCGGCAGGGGAGGAGAGATCGCGATGCCCACGAGCATCCTCGAGGAGGTCAACGACCTGCTCGACGTGGCCGAGGCGCAGGGTCATGACTGGCTGCCGGAGTATGCGCTCCGCTTCACCTGCCCCGTGGACGCTGCGCTCCCCGCAGCCGGCGGCGATGACGGTTCCGCTCCGCAGTGCTCCTCGTGCGGCGCCTCCCCTGTGGCGCAGGTGCTGGGGGACGACGGCGGCATTTCCTTCGTTTGTACGGCCTGCGGCCGCAGTTGGAGCTGATGGATGGGCGCCCACAGCAGGAAATGCGACTGGTGCGGCAGCGGTACGCCGATCGTCCGCGACATGGAACCGGTCAACGCCGAGTACCAGTACTGGTGCGAGGAATGCGCCCGCGCCCTCGTCATAAAGGGCGACCCCATCGAGACCTACCGGGAGCTCGACGGGGAGCCGATCTACGGACGGCTGCTGGACGAGCACTGCACCCTGAAGCGTTTCTACTCGTTCGCGACGGCCTGAGCGGGGTCCGCCCCGGCGAAGGCGGCGGCAGCCGGGACACGGCGGAACTGCCGGGTCTGCGGGCGGCGTTGGGCAGGGGCCGGTGTTGGGGCGCCGGGGCGTGAGGGCCGCCACGTCATTCCGCCGCGCGGGCGTCCGGTTCATCCACCACCGTCGGAACGGCCGTGCGGGTCACCCACCACCGCGGGCCGCGGCCTGCCGGTTCACCCACCGCCACCGGCACTGGCCGTCCGGGACCCGCTGCCCCTCCCCGGCCGCCTGCCGCGCCGGCACAGCCGGGCCCCGGCCAGTGCCAGCAGCGCAAGACCGGCGAGCGGATAGACGTCGGAGAGCAGCATCTGGACGCCGTTCTGGTGCAGTTCCTCGTGGTGGTGCCAGCGGTGCGGTACCCACCACAGCGCGAAGGAACAGAACAGCAGGCCCAGCCCGGTGGCCGCCGCCCACCAGCGTCGTGCGGCGGTGTGGGCCTGGTGCAGTGCCTCGGAGCCGAGCAGGATCACCATCGGTACGCACCACACCCAGTGGTGGGACCAGGAGATCGGGCTGACCAGGAGTGCGGTCGCCGCGCAGGTGACGGCCGCCCAGTCGCGCCGGCCGCGCAGCAGCGCCGCGGCCGCCAGTGCCAGGCCGAGGGCCGCGGTCAGACCGGCGGCCACCAGCCAGACGAGGCCCGGATCGTGGGTGTGCAGCAGCCGGGCGAGGGCGCCGCGCAGGGACTGGTTCGCGGTGATCTCCACCTCGCCGACCCGGTCGGCGGCGAAGACGGTCTCGGTCCAGAAGCGGTGCGCGTCACGCGGCAGCGCGAGCGCGGAGAGGAGGGCGGTGGCCAGGAAGGTGGCGGTGGCGACGCCGGCCTGCCGCAGCCAGGGGTTGCGGGCGGCGCGCACCCCCGCGCCGGAGCGGAGCAGCTGCCCGGCCCGGACGGCGCCGGCCAGCGCGAGGAGTACGGCGAACAGTGCCGGGGTGAGCTTGAGGCCGGCCGCGATCCCGGTGCCGACACCTGCGAGCCGGTGGGTGTCCCTGCGGGTCAGGTCCCACAGCACGAGCGCGGCGAGCAGCAGGTTGATCTGGCCGTAGCGCAGCGTCGTCCACACCGGCTCGCACCACACCAGCAGCGCCGAGACCGCGAGCGTCGCGGCGGGCCGGGGGAGATGCCGGGGCCGGCCGGCCAGCCGTAGCGAGAGGTGGACGACGGCGAGGAGCAGCGCGAGGTTGCCGGCCGTGGCGAGGGTGCGCATCGCGGGGACGCCGAGGAGGGTGAGCGGGGTGAACAGCAGCGCTGCGAAGGGCGGGTAGGTGTTGGGCAGGTGCGCCGAGGTCGCCACCATGTCGTAGAGGGACCCGCCGTTGCGGACCGTGAAGCCCTCGGCGCGGTAGACCATGAGGTCGAGCATCGTCACGTGGGCGAGGCGCTGCGCGAACCAGAAGAGCGTGAACGAGACCAGGCAGGCGAGGGCCGCCGCACGGGTCGGGTGCCGGCGAAGGAGGCCCCTGCCGGGATGGCCGCCGCGGGGGTCGGTGGACGCTTCCAGCTCCAGCGCGGTCACGGCGTACGGCTCCCCCAGGACGAATCGGACACGGCGTGCCGACAGTACCGCGCGTCGCGCCGAGGGGCCCGGGCGCGACTGCCGGGGGCCCCGGGAAGAGCGGCCGAGGGGCCCCGGGCGGAACGATTTGGCAGAAGCCGGGGAGGTCCGTGTAATGTAGGCGATGCCGCAGCGGGGAACACCGGGGCGGGAAACAGAATACGGGGCTATAGCTCAGTTGGTAGAGCGCCTGCATGGCATGCAGGAGGTCAGGAGTTCAATTCTCCTTAGCTCCACAGAGAGCGAAGCGGGTCGTCCGATGCGGACGGCCCGCTTCGTCGTGTGTGCCCATGGGGCGGGTGTCCCGGCCGCCCCCTGGCCACGGCGGCGATTCCTCCCGGGTTGACCTGATGTCCGGTCAGAGGGGCGTCCGTTATGGCGAGTTGAATGTTCGCTCGGTGTCCATTCGTGGCCAGTCCTTGTCATTCCTTGGTCTCTTCTTGGTGATCGCATGTCCCTGACATGAACAGTTCACCGAAAGAGTGGCGCATCGCGTGAACGTCACATCCCACGCATTCACCGCTTGTGCGGTGCCGCGCACCCGCGTACCGGCGCAGCGCGGCACCCCGCAGCGCACCGCATCGCCACAGCAGGGGGTTACATGAGATCCAGCCGCACCAGATCACTGCGCGCCCGCGCCTCTCTGGCCTGGGCAGCGACGCTGCCGCTGGTCGCCGGCGCGCTCGCGCTCGGTGCGCCCGCCGCCGACGCCGCGGGCCACGACGGCGGACGGCACGCACTGCAGGGCACCAAGCCCCTGTGGGCCACCCGGCAGGCAGACCGGGGCGACACCTCCGCTTCCGCGGGCGTCACCGCCCGCGTCTACCTGGCGGGCCGTGACGCCAAGGGGCTCGCGGACTACGCCAGGGCCGTGTCCGACCCGCACTCCGCCGCGTACGGGAAGTACCTGAGCCCCGGCCAGGTGCGGGCCCGCTTCGGTGCCACGCACGACCAGATAGCCAAGGTGACCGACTGGCTGAAGAAGTCCGGCCTGACGGTCACCGGCACCACCAACCGGTATGTGACGGTCAAGGGCGATGCGGCCGCCGCCGAGCGCGCCTTCGCCACCGACCTGCACAATTACCGCAAGAGCGGCCACACTTACCACGCCCCGTCGACCACCGCCTCCGCGCCCGCCACCCTGGCCGACGCGGTGCTGACGGTCACCGGCCTGGACAACGCACCGCGGATGGCCCGGCACCACTCCGGCGAACTGCCGCCGCCGGAGGGTGTGTTCCGCAACTCCGGCCCGTTCTCCTCGTACTTCGGCTCCACGACGGACAAGAAGCTGCCGTCCGCCTACGGGAACAAGGCGCCGTACGCGATCAAGGGCTACACCGGCAAGCAGCTGCGTGCCGCCTACGGGGCGAAGAAGTGGACCGGCAAGGGCGTCACCGTCGCGATCACCGACGCCTACGCCTCGCCGAGCATCGCCAAGGACGCGGACACCTACGCCGCCCGTAACGGTGACCCCCGCTACCGCCGCGGCCAGCTGTCCCAGGTGCTGCCCAGGGACTACACGCACATCGAGGACTGCGGCGCGGCCGGCTGGTACGGCGAGGAGACCCTCGACGTCGAGGCCGTCCACGCGGTCGCCCCCGACGCCGGCATCGTCTACGTCGGCGGCGCCTCCTGCATGGACGACGACCTGATCGACTCACTCGGCAAGGTCGTCGACGGGCACCTCGCCGACATGGTCTCCAACTCCTGGGGCGACCTGGAGGCGAACGAGACCCCGGATTCGGCGGCCGCCTACGACCAGCTCTTCCAGCAGGGCGCGGTGCAGGGCATCGGCTTCTACTTCTCCTCCGGCGACGACGGTGACGAGGTCGCCAAGACCGGCACCAAGCAGGTCGACAGCCCGGCGAACTCCGCCTGGGTGACCACCGTCGGCGGCACCTCCCTGGCCGTCGGCAAGCACGACTCCTACCAGTGGGAGACCGGCTGGGGCACCCAGAAGGCGCTGCTGTCCAAGGACGGCAACGACTGGACCGGCTTCCCCGGCACCTTCAACGGCGGCGCCGGCGGCGGCACCAGCAAGACCGTGGCGCAGCCCTTCTACCAGCGCGGCGTCGTGCCGGACGGGCTCGCGAAGGCGAACGGCGGCGGCGCGATGCG includes:
- a CDS encoding glycosyltransferase 87 family protein translates to MTALELEASTDPRGGHPGRGLLRRHPTRAAALACLVSFTLFWFAQRLAHVTMLDLMVYRAEGFTVRNGGSLYDMVATSAHLPNTYPPFAALLFTPLTLLGVPAMRTLATAGNLALLLAVVHLSLRLAGRPRHLPRPAATLAVSALLVWCEPVWTTLRYGQINLLLAALVLWDLTRRDTHRLAGVGTGIAAGLKLTPALFAVLLALAGAVRAGQLLRSGAGVRAARNPWLRQAGVATATFLATALLSALALPRDAHRFWTETVFAADRVGEVEITANQSLRGALARLLHTHDPGLVWLVAAGLTAALGLALAAAALLRGRRDWAAVTCAATALLVSPISWSHHWVWCVPMVILLGSEALHQAHTAARRWWAAATGLGLLFCSFALWWVPHRWHHHEELHQNGVQMLLSDVYPLAGLALLALAGARLCRRGRRPGRGSGSRTASAGGGG
- a CDS encoding S53 family peptidase, with the protein product MRSSRTRSLRARASLAWAATLPLVAGALALGAPAADAAGHDGGRHALQGTKPLWATRQADRGDTSASAGVTARVYLAGRDAKGLADYARAVSDPHSAAYGKYLSPGQVRARFGATHDQIAKVTDWLKKSGLTVTGTTNRYVTVKGDAAAAERAFATDLHNYRKSGHTYHAPSTTASAPATLADAVLTVTGLDNAPRMARHHSGELPPPEGVFRNSGPFSSYFGSTTDKKLPSAYGNKAPYAIKGYTGKQLRAAYGAKKWTGKGVTVAITDAYASPSIAKDADTYAARNGDPRYRRGQLSQVLPRDYTHIEDCGAAGWYGEETLDVEAVHAVAPDAGIVYVGGASCMDDDLIDSLGKVVDGHLADMVSNSWGDLEANETPDSAAAYDQLFQQGAVQGIGFYFSSGDDGDEVAKTGTKQVDSPANSAWVTTVGGTSLAVGKHDSYQWETGWGTQKALLSKDGNDWTGFPGTFNGGAGGGTSKTVAQPFYQRGVVPDGLAKANGGGAMRTVPDIAAVADPNTGFLVGQTQTLPDGKLGYDEYRIGGTSLAAPVIAGVQALAQQARHGVAIGFANPAIYQRYGTAAYHDVTDHPLGAGRDLAVVRVDYVNGTDGSKGTTTSLRSLGKDSSLHAGVGYDDVTGVGSPGAGYVSSYRP